The following are encoded together in the Phocoena sinus isolate mPhoSin1 chromosome 11, mPhoSin1.pri, whole genome shotgun sequence genome:
- the NRM gene encoding nurim isoform X1, with protein sequence MAPALLLVPAALASFILAFGTGVEFVRFTSLRPLLGGISESGGPDARQGWLAALQDQSILVPLAWDLGLLLLFVGQHSLMATETVKSWMSRYFGVLQRSLYVACTALALQLVMRYWEPVPRGPVLWEARAEPWATWVPLLCFVLHVISWLLIFSILLVFDYAELMGLKQVYYHVLGLGEPLALKSPRALRLFSHLRHPVCVELLTVLWVVPTLGTDRLLLALLLTLYLGLAHGLDQQDLRYLRAQLQRKLHLLSRPQDGEAE encoded by the exons ATGGCCCCTGCACTGCTCCTCGTCCCTGCTGCCCTCGCCTCTTTCATCCTGGCCTTTGGCACTGGAGTGGAGTTCGTGCGCTTTACCTCCCTTCGGCCACTTCTTGGAGGAATCTCGGAGTCTGGTGGTCCTG ATGCCCGCCAGGGATGGCTGGCTGCCCTGCAGGACCAAAGCATTCTTGTCCCCCTGGCTTGGGATCTGGGGCTCCTGCTACTATTTGTGGGGCAACACAGCCTCATGGCAACTGAGACAGTGAAGTCATGGATGTCCCGGTACTTTGGGGTCCTTCAGAGGTCTCTGTACGTGGCATGCACTGCCCTGGCCTTGCAG CTGGTGATGCGGTACTGGGAGCCCGTGCCCAGGGGCCCCGTGTTGTGGGAGGCTCGGGCCGAGCCATGGGCCACTTGGGTGCCCCTCCTCTGCTTTGTGCTCCACGTCATTTCCTGGCTCCTCATCTTCAGCATCCTTCTCGTCTTTGACTACGCAGAGCTCATGGGCCTCAAACAG GTGTACTACCATGTGCTGGGGCTGGGCGAGCCTCTGGCCCTGAAGTCTCCCCGGGCTCTGAGACTCTTCTCCCACCTGCGCCACCCAGTGTGTGTGGAGCTGCTGACTGTGCTATGGGTGGTGCCCACCCTGGGCACTGACCGCCTCCTCCTTGCTCTCCTCCTTACCCTCTACCTGGGCCTGGCTCACGGACTTGACCAGCAAGATCTCCGCTACCTCCGGGCCCAGCTGCAAAGAAAACTCCACTTGCTCTCCCGGCCCCAGGACGGGGAGGCCGAGTGA
- the NRM gene encoding nurim isoform X2 — protein sequence MAPALLLVPAALASFILAFGTGVEFVRFTSLRPLLGGISESGGPDARQGWLAALQDQSILVPLAWDLGLLLLFVGQHSLMATETVKSWMSRYFGVLQRSLYVACTALALQVYYHVLGLGEPLALKSPRALRLFSHLRHPVCVELLTVLWVVPTLGTDRLLLALLLTLYLGLAHGLDQQDLRYLRAQLQRKLHLLSRPQDGEAE from the exons ATGGCCCCTGCACTGCTCCTCGTCCCTGCTGCCCTCGCCTCTTTCATCCTGGCCTTTGGCACTGGAGTGGAGTTCGTGCGCTTTACCTCCCTTCGGCCACTTCTTGGAGGAATCTCGGAGTCTGGTGGTCCTG ATGCCCGCCAGGGATGGCTGGCTGCCCTGCAGGACCAAAGCATTCTTGTCCCCCTGGCTTGGGATCTGGGGCTCCTGCTACTATTTGTGGGGCAACACAGCCTCATGGCAACTGAGACAGTGAAGTCATGGATGTCCCGGTACTTTGGGGTCCTTCAGAGGTCTCTGTACGTGGCATGCACTGCCCTGGCCTTGCAG GTGTACTACCATGTGCTGGGGCTGGGCGAGCCTCTGGCCCTGAAGTCTCCCCGGGCTCTGAGACTCTTCTCCCACCTGCGCCACCCAGTGTGTGTGGAGCTGCTGACTGTGCTATGGGTGGTGCCCACCCTGGGCACTGACCGCCTCCTCCTTGCTCTCCTCCTTACCCTCTACCTGGGCCTGGCTCACGGACTTGACCAGCAAGATCTCCGCTACCTCCGGGCCCAGCTGCAAAGAAAACTCCACTTGCTCTCCCGGCCCCAGGACGGGGAGGCCGAGTGA
- the PPP1R18 gene encoding phostensin, with protein sequence MATIPDWKLQLLARRRQEEAAVRGREKAEQERLSQMPAWKRGLLERRRAKLGLSPGEPSPAPGTTEAGPPDPDESAVLLEAIGPVHQNRFIRQERQQQQQQRSEELLAERRPGSLEAWERRLSPGEMRDQSPKGRESREERLSPREARERRLGIGGARESSPRPVDARDWRQSPGEAGDRSSRLSEVRKWRLSPGETPERSLRLAEPQEQSPRRKEVVENRLSPVESDNQKLGLTEAHKWTLDSRESQEQSWVQPEASEWRLSSGEERKDCSEECGRQEERPSPRMVPEEITASSETLTREAPDISSGGVEAAEQRPTPAEDGERGLRLTEGWKWTLNSGKARDWTPRDTETQTQKPDPPESAEKHLSPLSAEAGEGEAEKEEAGAQGRPLSALQNRCSVPSPLSPEDAGTGGSRQQEEEAGELRPPPAAPLSPPPPAPPAPQSPGDPLMSRLFYGVKAGPGVGAPRRSGHTFTVNPRRSVPPAAPATPASPATADAAVAGAGKKRYPTAEEILVLGGYLRLDRSCLVKGSPERHHKQLKISFSETALETTYQYPSESSVLEELGPEPEAPSVSSPPAAQPDDEEDEEELLLLQPELQGGLRTKALIVDESCRR encoded by the exons ATGGCCACCATCCCAGACTGGAAGCTACAGCTGCTAGCCCGGCGCCGGCAGGAGGAGGCAGCCGTTCGTGGCCGGGAGAAGGCAGAGCAGGAGCGGCTGTCCCAGATGCCAGCCTGGAAGCGGGGGCTTCTGGAGCGCCGCCGGGCCAAGCTTGGTCTGTCTCCCGGGGAGCCTAGCCCTGCGCCTGGGACTACGGAGGCTGGACCTCCAGACCCAGACGAGTCTGCTGTCCTCCTGGAGGCCATTGGGCCAGTGCACCAGAACCGATTTATTCGGCAAGAGCgccagcagcagcaacagcagcggAGTGAAGAGCTACTTGCAGAGAGACGGCCTGGGTCTTTAGAGGCCTGGGAGCGGAGACTCAGCCCTGGGGAGATGCGGGATCAGAGCCCCAAGGGAAGAGAGTCAAGAGAAGAGCGGCTCAGTCCCAGGGAAGccagagagaggaggctggggatAGGGGGAGCTCGAGAGTCGAGCCCCAGGCCTGTGGATGCTCGAGACTGGAGGCAGAGCCCAGGAGAGGCTGGAGACAGGAGCTCCAGACTGTcagaggtgaggaaatggaggctgagCCCTGGAGAAACTCCAGAGCGGAGTCTGAGACTGGCAGAGCCTCAAGAACAAAGCCCCAGGAGAAAAGAGGTGGTGGAAAATAGACTGAGCCCGGTGGAGTCTGACAACCAGAAGTTGGGCCTGACAGAGGCCCATAAATGGACGCTTGACTCCAGAGAGTCTCAGGAACAGAGTTGGGTACAACCGGAGGCATCAGAGTGGAGGCTGAGctcaggagaagaaagaaaagactgcTCAGAGGAATGTGGGAGACAAGAAGAGAGGCCAAGTCCAAGGATGGTCCCAGAAGAGATTACAGCGTCGTCAGAGACCCTGACAAGGGAGGCTCCAGACATCAGTTCTGGAGGAGTGGAGGCAGCAGAACAGAGGCCCACCCCTGCGGAGGATGGCGAGAGGGGCTTGAGGCTGACAGAAGGGTGGAAATGGACCCTGAACTCTGGGAAGGCTCGAGACTGGACACCCAGGGACACAGAGACTCAAACTCAGAAACCAGACCCTCCAGAGTCTGCCGAGAAGCACCTGAGTCCTCTCTCTGCAGAGGCtggagaaggggaagctgagaaggAGGAGGCAGGGGCTCAGGGCAGGCCTCTGAGCGCCCTGCAGAACCGCTGCTCTGTGCCCTCCCCCCTCTCACCAGAGGACGCTGGGACTGGAGGCTCTAGAcagcaggaagaggaagcaggggaACTCCGGCCCCCACCAGCAGCCcctctgtctcccccacccccagccccacctgccccccagTCCCCTGGGGATCCCCTCATGAGCCGGCTGTTCTATGGGGTGAAGgcagggccaggggtgggggcccCCCGCCGCAGCGGACACACCTTCACAGTCAACCCCCGGCGgtccgtgccccctgcagcccctgccaCTCCGGCCAGCCCAGCCACAGCTGACGCTGCAGTCGCTGGGGCTGGGAAGAAGCGGTACCCAACTGCTGAGGAGATCTTGGTTCTGGGGGGCTACCTCCGCCTCGACCGCAGCTGCCTTGTCAAGGGGTCCCCTGAAAGGCACCACAAACAG cTCAAGATCTCCTTCAGCGAGACAGCCCTGGAGACCACGTACCAATACCCCTCCGAGAGTTCGGTGCTGGAGGAGCTGGGCCCCGAACCTGAGGCCCCCAGTGTCTCCAGTCCCCCAGCGGCCCAACCCGACGACGAAGAGGATGAGGAGGAACTGCTACTGCTGCAGCCAGAGCTCCAGGGCGGGCTGCGCACCAAGGCCCTGATAGTGG ATGAGTCTTGCCGGAGGTGA